GTAGAACCATTGCTACAGGTCAAGCACCTCAGGAAGTCATCGATGCTGTAAGAGGGAAAATGGATTCCTCTGATAGCAAGGCCGCTACCGACGGTAAGCCCTGCCATCCCAGCCCACCCCGACTCGGCTTACCACGTCACCATCCAATTTTCGAGGCTGACAAAAAGTTCGGATGCAGAGGAGATTCGACGTGCTTTGAAAGCGGCGGATTTGATGAGGATTCTTGATGGTAAAATGGCTTTGGGCAACAAGTCCGGGACGAAGAACCTTGGCGAGCACAAGGTAAGCGttctttccatttctttCCCCACCTTATACCATTACCACTTCATCTGTCGTTATCGGATCGCACAAAAACAAGCACTTACGCCTCTCAATAGTTCTGGAAGACCCAGCCCGTTCCTCAAATAACCGGCTCCGGTGCTCCTGCTCCTATTGAGGAAGGCCCTATCGACAATCCCAAGACCCCCGCAGACGTCAGACAAGAACCAGGAGTTTTACCGGCTGGATTCGAATGGAGTACTATTGATATCAATGACGAGGAGCAAGTAAGTtttttcctcatctcccatGCCTTCCATGGTACCGTTACGCTTCTATAGCTCATTCACACCCTCTATTCAGAGTAAAGAAGTTTACGTCCTGTTGTGCGAGAATTATGTagaggacgatgatgcCATGTTCCGATTCAACTATTCTAGAGAATTCTTGCTTTGGTACGTATACACTAAATCAGCAAGCCATCTTTTACGTTCGCTAACACCCTCTTCCAGGGCCCTTACTGCTCCGGGATACTTGCCTGATTGGCACATTGGTGTACGCGTACAAAAGACGAAGAAACTCGTTGCTTTCATCTCTGGTATCAAGATTGACGTTCGCGTTCGCGCCAAGTAAGTCACATCTCTTTACCCCTTTCTCTATTTTCCTCGTCTGTTATTCATTGCAATCAATCCCCTAGTATCCCAAATGCCATATGTGCTGACACTTCACCCTTTCCCACTAGGACATTCCCCGCGGCCGAGATCAACTTCCTTTGTGTTCACAAAAAACTCCGATCCAAACGTCTCGCTCCCGTCTTGATCAAAGAAGTCACTCGAAGAGTCAATTTAACAAATATATGGCAAGCCATCTACACCGCTGGTGTCATTCTCCCTACTCCCATTGGTACTTGTCGGTAAGTCAAAGTCTCCGCTTTCCGAGCCCTTCCACTTGCTTTTTTGGTTTAACAAAACCTTCCCCGACTCAAACTTCACAGATATTTCCACCGCAACCTCAATCCCCCCAAGCTCGTCGACATCGGCTTCTCCCCCCTTCCTCGCGGAAGCACTATCGCTCGTCTTGTACAACAATACACCGTCCCTTCTCACCCCCGTATCCCCGGTTTTCgcgagatgaagaaggaagacgTGCCCCAGGTGGGGGCTCTGTTGAGGAGATATTTGGATAGGTTCGATGTGGCGCAAGCGTTcaaggatgatgacgaggTTGAGCATTGGTTTTTGAGTGGACAGGGAAAGGAGGTGGGCGGGAGGAGAGTCGAGCAAGTCGTTTGGGCCTATGTTGTCGAAGTGAGTTTTGTCCCtcccctctctctttcttcacgCCGTATCTAAGCTTACCGAACCCCTTCCCTTTAAGGATCCAACAACCCACCGCATCACCGACCTCATTTCGTTCTATGCCCTCCCTTCAACCATCATGAAACACCCCAAACACAACTTACTAAACGCCGCTTACATGTTCTATTACGCTACCGACGTGGTCTTCTCCccttcgtcctcttctgccCACTCCGATGCCGATGTCAATGCTGGAGAAAGCTCAGTAGCGGCTGTGGGTACAAGAGGGGAAGATGCGAAGACGAAAAAGAAGTTGGAGATGAGGTTGAATGCGTTGACCGCGGATTTACTGGTCATCGCCAAACAGGTGAGATTCAATACGTCGTTCCTTTTCAGGCGATCAAAAAACTCAtagcttctttttcctatTCTACCTAGGCTGGTTTCGATGTCTTCAACGCACTGACGTTACTTGACAACAACATGTTCTTACAAGAACAAAAGGTGAGTCCACAACCCACTACTTTTCGTACTCCCATGGCGCTTGCGATACAATATTGTCCCTTTACCGCTACTGACGAACCATTCTCTTAGTTCGGACCAGGCGATGGCTATCTCAATTGTAAGTCTTCGTCCTTCGCCGCCTGCACACTATCCCCCCATTTCATTCGCGTTTAGAAATCTAATGACAACCTCGCTGACCAAACAATGATGATTATAGATTACCTGTACAACTGGAACTGTGCCTCTATCGATGGCGGACAACATTCTACAACCGCCAAGCAAGGATCCAAGATTGGTGTTGTCATGCTCTAAATTCGCCCAACCTCATTTCAACCTCTCAGTTCTCTCGATCGCGCCAAGCGGATAGATAATCTTCTTGACATTTCTGATGCAATGCTACGCTGTGCTGTGACATGCGTGTTTTGCTGAAATTTAAAAAATGTATGACGCAACAGTCGTAATTTCCCAGTCCAAAAAAGGAGCAAAGGCCTGGAAACGTGTGCACCATCATTTAGCGTtccaaaaagaagggagagaggaaaTTATGTAGCTTTGGATGATATACACCAACCCAAGAATGAGCACAGCCTCTGCCATTAAAAGTCTCCACTGTTTTTTCATCCAGCCGAGCATTTTAAACTGAATAAACACGCCGACCGACATCTTAGTGGTAGGGGGTGATGCATTGAGTTTGTGTTTGCTTTATTTCATTGGTCTAGGATACGTAGAAataaaaagaagaaattaAAATAAAAACTAAAAATAAGGCCCTCCTTTATGCGACATAAATTTCTATTGCTTTTTCATTTAGACTGTGTATATGTCGCGACTTTCAGCTTCCAAGTCCATGATTCAATTTGCTAAATGGCTTAATATGAATGAATTTTTAACTTGGCCAGAAACAAGGCTGACTTGTAATCTGAATCCGGTTGTTTTCTATgtctcatcatcactaCTTGTCGCCGCCCTTTGTCTATAGCCGCGATAGGGAGGCATGATGTATCATTGTAACCACTATTATaagtccatttcctttaTGGTTGAGAAATCGCAACTGGaacgccttcttctctggaTCTTTCCTTTGTTTCTGTTCATACTCACCAAAATTCAGTGTGGCTATCGTAGAGAATACCGCAGCAGCGACCGCTCTTCTGGACATATGACTGCATGGCGTACAAGTAACATATTTCTACAAGACGATGCCTATTCGAAGTACAACTTCCAATATGAACAAAAGAAACTGCGATCCCACTCGGCGTCCGCCCGCCCATTCAACAGCTTCAGCTgttccttcatctctgGGCCAGCAAGACAACCATCTCCTCCCGGGTGACCAACTTGACCCTTACCCCAAGCATTGCGAGACGGCTCTTATACGCCGCCAACGTCAGTTCGcctatatatatatttttTGAAATTCACCGTGAATTTCCTCCGTGTTTCGGCGATCGCCGGGGGAAATTCAACGTGTTTTGAGGGGAAAAGAGGTTATATTCTTGGAAATTCACGTTGAATTTCCCTCTCATTGTCACGTGACCAGGGAAATTGAACGTGTTTTCAGCAAAAAGGAGGTTATATTCTTGGAAATTCACAGTGAATTTCCCTGTCACGTGAcatctggaaggaaattCAACGGGAGCAGGGAAATTCAACGGAGCCAATGAAATTCGAGATAGCCAGAGAGGCAGGAACATTCAACTTGACCGTGAAAAAACGACATACCCCCTAAACCCGTTGATCACTCTTTTATGGATGCATACACCCTTTTAACGCACGACATGCTTTGATGGTGAAAAAACCATGTGCCCCCCTAAACCCCTTGATCACTCTTTATGTATGCATACCTTGTTTTCGCATGACATGCATTCGACATACATTACAACATGCATTAAACATACATTACATTACATCACAACATGCATTCGACATATTAACACATTCATTACATACATTAGATACATTACACGCATTGGATCAGACTATGGCTGCATAGCACATGTTACAGCACTCTCATTTGGCAAAAATATTCCTGATACAATGCATAGCTTATTGGATGCATTGTTCATGGATGCACACTGTCGATTCATGCTGTAGAGCAAGTTTGCTATTTACCGGCGAAATCTGGACGTGCCCCAGATCGGATGGATACCATTGGATACAGATTTATTTTCTCTACATGCTCAGCTTTGTTTTGTGCAAATACGTCGAGGCATGGAGGAGATATCGACGATTTACCTTGTTGCAATGTACATGTATGGTAGAAGAAACGCCGAATTCCATCCATTATCGCTGGGGCACATCAAAATGATCCCGAAATAGGCATGCGCAATGTCACGTGGTAAAGTTGGGAAGCTGCCCCACTGTTCCCACCATTCAGTTCAAGTCGAAGTTGAAGAGGCTTCACATTCTCAACTTTTCAACTGCATCTCAACTTTTCAACTGCATCTCAACTTTTCAACTGCATCATCT
Above is a genomic segment from Cryptococcus decagattii chromosome 13, complete sequence containing:
- a CDS encoding glycylpeptide N-tetradecanoyltransferase: MSTLPNQSLPAEPQPGVEEILDKFQKLGEEAAEEDANEDDADAAEDGGDGEDGDEQAEGGEGSGDKKRKKKKKKGKASKAAEKLKTIATGQAPQEVIDAVRGKMDSSDSKAATDEEIRRALKAADLMRILDGKMALGNKSGTKNLGEHKFWKTQPVPQITGSGAPAPIEEGPIDNPKTPADVRQEPGVLPAGFEWSTIDINDEEQSKEVYVLLCENYVEDDDAMFRFNYSREFLLWALTAPGYLPDWHIGVRVQKTKKLVAFISGIKIDVRVRAKTFPAAEINFLCVHKKLRSKRLAPVLIKEVTRRVNLTNIWQAIYTAGVILPTPIGTCRYFHRNLNPPKLVDIGFSPLPRGSTIARLVQQYTVPSHPRIPGFREMKKEDVPQVGALLRRYLDRFDVAQAFKDDDEVEHWFLSGQGKEVGGRRVEQVVWAYVVEDPTTHRITDLISFYALPSTIMKHPKHNLLNAAYMFYYATDVVFSPSSSSAHSDADVNAGESSVAAVGTRGEDAKTKKKLEMRLNALTADLLVIAKQAGFDVFNALTLLDNNMFLQEQKFGPGDGYLNYYLYNWNCASIDGGQHSTTAKQGSKIGVVML